A stretch of the Vigna radiata var. radiata cultivar VC1973A chromosome 7, Vradiata_ver6, whole genome shotgun sequence genome encodes the following:
- the LOC106766160 gene encoding uncharacterized protein LOC106766160, translating to MSDCIEICYMKPKAKETGRMNSSRHRPLHTCGLSILVIVDIVIGKTQRINGPLGSTLKRVTKLAKFAVPLIYAMQIYWLTILSFIDDAILAIEKVIEKLFPHSKRVFDKVDEIVVMIVSFPEKFEGAMNKFPTIIHEFPFLNRALTLVISRWNTRTIGVDRSYNDGYMDLENFPPIISECEYKGIHDIALQSLVKGSYKEALERGKEDDDPQENMEIGCDR from the exons ATGTCTGATTGCATTGAGATCTGCTACATG AAACCTAAAGCTAAGGAAACCGGAAGAATGAATAGTTCAAGGCACCGTCCGTTACACACTTGTGGACTTTCCATCTTAGTCATTGTTGATATTGTCATAGGAAAAACCCAACGTATCAATGGACCATTAGGTTCAACGTTGAAAAGGGTAACGAAGTTAGCCAAATTCGCCGTGCCCCTTATCTACGCCATGCAAATCTATTGGCTTACAATTCTCTCCTTCATCGATGATGCCATTCTAGCAATTGAAAAAGTTATAGAGAAACTGTTTCCCCATTCAAAACGTGTGTTCGATAAAGTTGATGAAATTGTGGTAATGATAGTGTCCTTTCCCGAGAAATTTGAAGGTGCAATGAACAAGTTTCCTACAATAATCCATGAGTTCCCCTTTCTGAATCGGGCACTGACCCTTGTGATCTCAAGGTGGAACACAAGAACCATAGGTGTTGATAGGAGTTATAATGACGGGTACATGGATTTGGAAAACTTTCCTCCTATAATATCAGAGTGTGAATATAAAGGGATTCATGACATTGCATTGCAGAGTCTCGTAAAAGGGTCATACAAGGAAGCTTTGGAGAGAGGGAAAGAAGATGATGACCCACAAGAGAACATGGAGATAGGGTGTGATAGATAA